The Streptomyces sp. NBC_01268 genome segment CGTCGGAGAGCTGGAGAAGATGCCCGGTGAGCCGCTCGACGCGCGCGTCGTCGCCGACGAGGCCACCGCCCGTGAGCAGATAGCGCAGCGCGAGATCGACGGGGCCCTGGTCGTCGACCCGGCCGGCCGCACGGACACCCTGCTCGTCGCGTCCGGCGGCGGCTCCGCGCTCTCCACGGGCCTGGAGAAGATGATCACCAAGGTGGAGGCCGCCCAGAACCGGCAGGTGAACACGGTCGACGTGGCTCCGGTGGCGGCGGGGGACTTCAACGCGCTCACGGCGTTCTACCTGGTCGTCGGCTGGTGTGTCGGCGGCTACATCTGCGCCTCCATCCTGGCCGTCAGCAGCGGCTCCCGGCCGGACAACAAGCCCCGGGCGCTCATCCGGCTCGGCGCCCTCGCCGTGTCCGCGGTCCTCGGCGGACTGGGCGGCGCGATCATCGTCGGCCCCGTCCTGAACGCCCTGCCCGGCAGCATCGCCGCCCTGTGGGGCCTGGGCGCCCTCGTGGTCTTCGGTGTCGGCGCCCTCACGCTCGCCCTGGAGTCGATCTTCGGCATCGTCGGCATCGGCCTCGCGATCCTGCTCATCGTGGTGATGGGCAATCCGAGCGCGGGAGGCGCCTTCCCGCTGCCGATGCTGCCGCCGTTCTGGCAGGCGATCGGCCCCTTCCTGCCGCCCGGTGCGGGCACCTGGGCGGCGCGCTCGATCGCGTACTTCCAGGGCAACGCCCTCGGCTCGTCCCTGCTGGTCCTCGGCTTCTGGGCGGCCCTCGGATCCGCCGTCACCCTGGCGATGGCGCGGCCCCGCCGCCCCCGCGACACGGCGGCCGTCACGAGCTGACGGAAGCGGCACGGACGCGGCGAGGGTCCGGCACGCGGGACGTGCCGGACCCTCGCCGCGTCCGTGACCGGTCAGACCTGGTAGCGGTCCGGCGCGAACAGGTGCGGATGGGCGGCGACCCAGTCCGAGGTGCGGCGCAGGCCGTCCTCGAGGGAGACCCGGGGCTGCCAGCCGGCCCAGTCGCGGGCGCGCGTGTTGTCGGAGAGCAGGCGCTCGACCTCGCTGCCGGACGGGCGCAGCCGGGCACGGTCCACGACGACCTCCGCCGCTCGGCCCGAGGCCGTCACGAGCGCCCGCGCGAGGTCGCCGATGGAGATCTCGCGGCCGGTGCCGAGGTTCACCACGTGGCCGAGCGCACGGTCGCACTCCGCCACGGCCAGGAAGCCCTCCGCGGTGTCGGTGACGTAGGTGAAGTCACGCGTCGGGGTGAGCGAGCCCAGCTTGATCTC includes the following:
- a CDS encoding DUF3533 domain-containing protein produces the protein MKRAVTPRAALLVVGVLVLQLLFIASYVGALHHPKPKDVPFGVVAPSTVSAQLVGELEKMPGEPLDARVVADEATAREQIAQREIDGALVVDPAGRTDTLLVASGGGSALSTGLEKMITKVEAAQNRQVNTVDVAPVAAGDFNALTAFYLVVGWCVGGYICASILAVSSGSRPDNKPRALIRLGALAVSAVLGGLGGAIIVGPVLNALPGSIAALWGLGALVVFGVGALTLALESIFGIVGIGLAILLIVVMGNPSAGGAFPLPMLPPFWQAIGPFLPPGAGTWAARSIAYFQGNALGSSLLVLGFWAALGSAVTLAMARPRRPRDTAAVTS